The Lottiidibacillus patelloidae genome contains the following window.
AAAGAAATTAATCATTCGGAAGTAATAAAAAGAGACTGGGAAAGAACTAAAAAATAGTTCATTCAAAAGACGAATATAAATTTTGTGAATAATAATAGCTATTCCTGAGCGTTGTCAAAATTCGGAGACTCCTACGGGAATAGCACGTGTCCGAAGACCCCGAAAGAAAGTGTCCTTTGCTTTCTTCGGAGGCTGAGGCCGTGCCCGTGGAAAGCGAGGAATTTTGACGTAGCATTTTTATATAGTAAAAAAACTATTGTCCCAGTCTCTTTTAGTCTATCGTTGCCCACATTTCTTCTGGATTTAATTCGTAAATGTTATTCTCCCGGTACATAAAGTGATTGATAATAAACTCTCTCCGAATTGTTGCATAGTCGGAATGAAATCTTTTAATGTAGTCATTAATTTCTTTCTCAGGGTACTTTTTCCCTCGTTCTAATCCTTTTATGATGTGCTTTAGAACGATAATTTTTTTCTTGCGTTGTGCAGGTAGATGTTTTAATGTACCGTCAGCTTCTAAGAAATTATTCAAAATTGTTGCCTGTGTTTTCATTGAACCGTCCTCCTCCTTTTCGTTATTTGCTTGGGTAAGCATATTAGCAAGGGCATCGGAATAAGAGCGAACTTTATCTTCATCAATATAGTAGTAGATAGTGTTTTTATCTCTACGTTGAAAAACGATGCCAGTGTCTCTTAATTTCGTCATATGGTGCGTAATAGTAGGTGCTTTTAATCCAAGCTTTCCCGCAATCGCTTGCCCGTGGAGAGGCCCAGTCGCAAGTAACGAAAGGATGCGAATTCGAGTTGGGTCTCCGAGTGTTTTATGAAAATTGACTAATCTGTTTAATTGCAAATTAATACGACCTCACATCTAGTTAGATTAATATCTAATTAGATTGTAATCTAATTTGCATAGGTAGTCAACAATTGGTTTTACATAATTTGGCTACTAAATCGATAATTGCCAAGGCATACAGGAGTTGTTGAAATGAAAAACGTTTGTGAATTATGTGAAAGAGAAAATATTGAAACGACTGTGCACCATTTAATTCCGAGGGAAGAAGGCGGCAATTACGGGCCAACTGCGAATCTTTGTGCTGCTTGTCATAAACA
Protein-coding sequences here:
- a CDS encoding DUF2087 domain-containing protein; this translates as MQLNRLVNFHKTLGDPTRIRILSLLATGPLHGQAIAGKLGLKAPTITHHMTKLRDTGIVFQRRDKNTIYYYIDEDKVRSYSDALANMLTQANNEKEEDGSMKTQATILNNFLEADGTLKHLPAQRKKKIIVLKHIIKGLERGKKYPEKEINDYIKRFHSDYATIRREFIINHFMYRENNIYELNPEEMWATID